The DNA sequence CTCCAGCCGCCCGGCGCCGGCGAAGATCGCCGCCAGCAGCGCCTCCAGGTACGTCTCCCGCGCCGACGTCACGTCCAGCGGGACCAGGCGCTGGGCGGCGTGCAGCAGCAGTCCCGGCGCGTCGCTGCCACGACTGCGCGAGAACACCATCTGGGCTCGCAGCCGTTCCAGGCGCGCCTGCTGGAACCGGTCCAGTGGGCTCAGCTGTGCGGTGGCCAGCAGCTCGTACGACTCGTCGAGCGCACCGGCCTCGAACGCGGCCTGCGCGGCGGCCAATGCACGCTCCCCTCGTACCGGCAGGTCGGGGGTGAGCTCGGTGGCCCGCTGGAGGAACGCCGCAGCGGCCGCAGCGCCACCGCGGGAACGAGCGCGCTGGGCCGAGCGCTCCAGGTCCGCGGCCACCGCCTCGTCGGGTGCCGCCGTGGCGGCTGCCAGATGCCAGGCGCGCCGGTCCGGGTCGAGCAGCGGGTCGGTGGCCTCGGCCAACGCCAGATGCACCTGTCGGCGCTCCGCTGCCGTCGCGCAGCGGTAGACGGTGGACCTCACCAGGGGGTGGGAGAACCGCACCCGCGTACCGATCGTGATCAACTTGGCCGCCTCCGCGGGCGCGACCGCATCTGGTTCCAGGCCGAGCCCCGACGCCGCGCGCCACAGCAGGCCGGGATCGCCGACGGGTTCGGCGGCGGCCACCAGCAGCAATCGGCGGCTTGGCGCAGGCAGCTCGCCCATGCGCCGCAGATAGCACTGTTCGATCCGGCTGACCCGGCTCAGCGGCGGCCGGTCACGGGGAAGTCCGTATCCGCCGGCCAGCTCCGGCACAGTCAGCTCGGTCGGCAGTTCCAGCAGGGCCAGCGGGTTGCCGCGAGCTTCGGCGAGGATGCGGTCGCGCACCCGCTCGTCGAGCTGTCCCGGCACCACCAACGCCAGCAGCGAGCGCGAATCGCGATCGTCGAGGCCGGTCAGCACGAGCTCTGGCAGCCCGAGCAGGTCACGCTGGCCCGGCTCGCGTTCGTCGTCGGGTGTCCGCACCGCGAAGACCAGCCCGATGGGGTCGGCCATCAACCGGCGGGCGACGAAGGTCAGGGCCTGCGCGGAGGCCTGGTCCAGCCACTGGAAGTCGTCGATGAGGCACAGCAGCGGCCGACCGTGCGTGGTGCCCGACAGCAGGGTCAGGGTCGCCAGGCCGACCAGGAACCGGTCCGGAGCCGGTCCGTCGGCGAGCCCGAACACGCAACGCAACGCGTCACGCTGGGGCGCGGGGAGGCTGTCGACGTGGTCGAGCATGGGCAGGCAGAGTTGATGCAGGCCCGCGTAGGCCAATTCCATCTCGGACTCAATACCCGATATGCGTATTAACTGAATTTTTGTCGTTTTTTCCGCCAGGTAGTCGAGCAACGCAGTCTTGCCTTCGCCGGACTCACCGCGCAACACCAGCACCGCGTGCCGGTCTGCCCGGATCTCGCCCAGCAGCCGATCAAGCGCCTCGCTCTCGGCCCTGCGTCCGTACAGCCCATGGTCGGCAACCATGTCGAACGGCTCCTGTCGTCAGCCATCGACGCGGAAAAATGTCCAAGTCTCAGCATAATCGCCCCGAATCTGGCATGCGTACGAAACACCCGGCACCCGCAGCGAGGCGGATACCTCCAGTCATGACCGGCAACCTCGTCCACGCGATCCGGAAGATCTGACCGACGCCGGTCACCGCAGGCCGAGACCATGGATCGCGGCCCGACGGATCCCGGTCATGAGCCGCACCGCCGGCGACTTCCCCACCAAGCCGCTCGCCAAGGACGGCCTCGACCTCGGCACGCTCGGCTCGTCAGCGGTGCTGCTCGCGATCCTTGTCGCCCTCGTGGGCTATGCCAAGGTCCAGCAGCGGCGCAGCGGTGCCGAACTCGCCCTGACGAACGCGCCCTGATCACCGAACTGCGGCAG is a window from the Catellatospora sp. TT07R-123 genome containing:
- a CDS encoding LuxR family transcriptional regulator, which encodes MVADHGLYGRRAESEALDRLLGEIRADRHAVLVLRGESGEGKTALLDYLAEKTTKIQLIRISGIESEMELAYAGLHQLCLPMLDHVDSLPAPQRDALRCVFGLADGPAPDRFLVGLATLTLLSGTTHGRPLLCLIDDFQWLDQASAQALTFVARRLMADPIGLVFAVRTPDDEREPGQRDLLGLPELVLTGLDDRDSRSLLALVVPGQLDERVRDRILAEARGNPLALLELPTELTVPELAGGYGLPRDRPPLSRVSRIEQCYLRRMGELPAPSRRLLLVAAAEPVGDPGLLWRAASGLGLEPDAVAPAEAAKLITIGTRVRFSHPLVRSTVYRCATAAERRQVHLALAEATDPLLDPDRRAWHLAAATAAPDEAVAADLERSAQRARSRGGAAAAAAFLQRATELTPDLPVRGERALAAAQAAFEAGALDESYELLATAQLSPLDRFQQARLERLRAQMVFSRSRGSDAPGLLLHAAQRLVPLDVTSARETYLEALLAAIFAGAGRLEPEVGVRTVAAAARSAPAEPGSQQAIDLLLEGLSVQFTEGYTQAAPTLRRALEVYRAGDMGLTWMSLTSALVAMELWDNVTWLDLLEREVQSARQAGALSLLPMGLDYLASYYVQSGDFLTAAALNDEAGALDAAIHVAPPPYTPLMLAAWRGDQQGTARLTQDSVQDAFPRGEGSALVLTEYAAAVLDNGLGRYSSALAAADRATTGDVLVARSWALTELVEAAARSDRPDVGAQALEQLTERTRASGTPWALGTEARSRALLGDGPLVEDLYREAIDRLEDCHMNAHLARAHLVYGEWLRRESRRADARAQLRRAHEMFTAMGAEAFGERARNELLATGETVRKRTADAALNLTPQEALIASLARDGRTNQEIGAELFISPRTVEWHLRKVFAKLAINSRRELHDADLGSVAIPKQHSRSG